One segment of Rhodopirellula baltica SH 1 DNA contains the following:
- the rpoC gene encoding DNA-directed RNA polymerase subunit beta', with protein MSIGETSNYDRINDYASVRISLARPQDIKAWSFGEVKKPETINYRTYRPEKDGLFCERIFGPEKDWECACGKYRGMKYKGMICDRCGVKVTHSRVRRKRMGHIELAAPVVHIWFFKAMPSRLGNLLAMKTSSLEKVIYFQDYVVTDPKDTDLEMLQLLTEEEYRAARQQYGSGSFQADMGAEAVRDLLNKLDLVTLSDQLRVDLAETGSKQKKKDLINRLKIVESIRDSDNRPEWMVLDVIPVIPPDLRPLVLLDSGNFATSDLNDLYRRIINRNNRLRKLVDLNAPEVIIRNEKRMLQQSVDALFDNNRCKRPVLGSSNRPLKSLTDMIKGKQGRFRENLLGKRVDYSARSVIVVGPRLKLHQCGLPKKIALELYQPFIIRRLKELGHADTIKSAKKMLERKDEEVWDILEQVITNHPVLLNRAPTLHRMGIQAFEPTLVEGNAIHLHPLVCKGFNADFDGDQMAVHLPLSIEAQVEAHTLMMSTNNVFAPSNGKPIMSPSQDIVMGCYFMTVEMPDQKGEGMTFSTYEEVDYALAQGIVGLHTRIKLRLPKYQKLKTDDESGEYGAIIDTTPGRVRFNEMLPVGMDFYNRAMRSGDLAKSISDCYQRLGRKATIHLLDDMMQTGFRESTRSGLSFATDDLVTPDTKLQFIKEAEKEVMKHKKAYDRGLMTGKERYNQVLDAWTHAREAITADMMSAMENDIRPGGWYINPVFLMSHSGARGGIEQIRQLAGMRGLMAKPTGEIIETPIKANFREGLSVLEYFSSTHGARKGLADTALKTADSGYLTRKLADVAQNVVVTMHDCGTTQGITKGVVYRGEKVEVSLAESINGRVSLKSIVNPVTDEVIVEANQMITPEIARNIEAMGLEKIQVRTPMSCDAPLGVCRCCYGMDMSTGSMVEEGMAVGIIAAQSIGEPGTQLTMRTFHIGGSVSKQVEESDIKTSRDGEVRLTRMKAVTNAEGRDIVLTRNGQIMLVDDRGREVESYDIPTGAMLMVKEGDKVTAGQVLCEWNPYSIPILSEVTGKIRFEDVVEGETMRLDREASGNTRMTIIDHKGDLHPQLVIEDETGRPLHAQYLPERATISVKEGEEVIPGKVLAEMPRETGGVSDITGGLPRVTEIFEARKPKDPAVIAEVDGEVEILSERKRGKRTIIVRSESGIEREHLVPHGKHFLVHTGDIVKAGQALVDGALVPHDILRVTGEEAVQQYLLHEIQQVYRSQRVEINDKHGEIIIARMLRKVKIENAGDTNLLPGSVMDRFHFRKANQDLQKCIKIANPGDTDYTEGTIVPKEAFEQTNAEVEAMGGTPAKGKRCKSATASTQLLGITKAAVQSNSFISAASFQETTKVLTEAALAGKVDKLVGLKENVILGHLIPAGTGFRIFQESEVNYRREALEELSQAPVSALEESFPLLGGDGEPASTTSSTTEGE; from the coding sequence ATGTCCATTGGCGAAACCAGCAACTACGATCGCATCAACGATTACGCCTCCGTCCGTATCTCGTTGGCGCGACCTCAAGACATCAAAGCATGGTCGTTCGGTGAGGTCAAAAAACCCGAAACGATCAACTATCGAACCTACCGTCCTGAAAAAGACGGTTTGTTCTGCGAACGCATCTTTGGCCCTGAGAAGGACTGGGAATGTGCCTGCGGTAAATACCGTGGAATGAAGTACAAGGGCATGATCTGCGACCGTTGCGGCGTGAAGGTCACCCACAGCCGCGTGCGTCGTAAACGCATGGGCCACATCGAACTGGCCGCTCCGGTTGTTCACATTTGGTTCTTCAAAGCCATGCCATCGCGACTGGGCAACTTGCTCGCGATGAAAACCAGCTCGCTGGAAAAGGTCATCTACTTCCAGGATTACGTGGTCACGGATCCCAAGGACACCGACCTGGAAATGTTGCAACTCCTCACCGAAGAGGAATACCGCGCCGCACGTCAACAGTACGGCTCAGGCAGCTTCCAAGCCGACATGGGTGCGGAAGCCGTTCGCGATCTGCTGAACAAACTCGACTTGGTCACCCTGTCCGATCAACTGCGCGTTGACTTGGCGGAAACCGGCAGCAAGCAAAAGAAGAAAGACCTGATCAACCGACTCAAGATCGTCGAGTCGATCCGCGACAGCGACAACCGTCCCGAGTGGATGGTCCTCGATGTCATTCCGGTCATTCCTCCCGACTTGCGTCCTTTGGTTCTGCTGGACAGCGGAAACTTCGCGACCTCGGACTTGAACGATCTCTATCGCCGGATCATCAACCGCAACAACCGTTTGCGAAAACTGGTCGACCTGAACGCACCGGAAGTCATCATTCGCAACGAAAAGCGAATGCTGCAACAGTCCGTCGATGCGTTGTTCGATAACAACCGTTGCAAGCGTCCCGTGTTGGGATCGTCGAACCGACCGCTGAAATCCTTGACCGACATGATCAAGGGAAAACAAGGACGTTTCCGCGAAAACCTGCTTGGCAAGCGAGTCGATTACTCCGCCCGTTCGGTCATCGTGGTCGGTCCTCGTTTGAAACTGCACCAGTGCGGTTTGCCAAAGAAGATCGCGCTTGAACTGTACCAACCGTTCATCATCCGTCGTCTGAAAGAGCTCGGCCACGCTGACACGATCAAGTCGGCCAAGAAGATGCTCGAACGAAAAGACGAAGAGGTCTGGGATATCCTCGAGCAAGTCATCACGAACCACCCCGTGTTGCTCAACCGAGCACCAACGTTGCACCGGATGGGTATCCAAGCTTTCGAACCAACCTTGGTCGAAGGCAACGCGATCCACCTGCACCCGCTGGTTTGCAAAGGTTTCAACGCTGACTTCGACGGCGACCAGATGGCCGTTCACTTGCCGCTTTCGATCGAAGCCCAAGTGGAAGCTCACACGTTGATGATGAGCACGAACAACGTGTTCGCTCCTTCGAACGGTAAACCCATCATGAGTCCTTCGCAGGACATCGTCATGGGTTGCTACTTCATGACCGTCGAGATGCCCGATCAAAAGGGCGAGGGCATGACGTTCAGCACCTACGAAGAAGTCGACTACGCGTTGGCTCAGGGCATCGTTGGTCTGCACACGCGAATCAAGTTGCGTTTGCCGAAGTATCAGAAACTCAAGACCGACGACGAGAGTGGCGAATACGGCGCGATCATCGACACGACTCCGGGTCGCGTTCGCTTCAACGAAATGCTTCCCGTCGGGATGGATTTCTACAACCGCGCCATGCGTAGCGGTGACTTGGCCAAATCGATCAGTGACTGCTACCAGCGTCTCGGACGCAAAGCAACGATTCACTTGCTCGATGACATGATGCAGACCGGATTCCGTGAATCAACCCGCAGCGGTCTGTCGTTCGCGACGGATGACCTGGTGACCCCGGACACCAAGCTGCAGTTCATCAAGGAAGCCGAAAAAGAGGTCATGAAGCACAAGAAGGCTTATGACCGCGGTCTGATGACGGGCAAGGAACGGTACAACCAAGTTCTCGATGCTTGGACCCACGCTCGCGAAGCCATCACGGCAGACATGATGTCGGCGATGGAAAACGACATCCGGCCCGGCGGTTGGTACATCAACCCCGTTTTCTTGATGTCGCACTCGGGTGCACGGGGTGGTATTGAGCAAATTCGTCAGCTCGCCGGTATGCGTGGTCTGATGGCCAAGCCAACCGGTGAAATCATCGAAACGCCCATCAAGGCAAACTTCCGCGAAGGCCTGTCGGTGCTCGAGTACTTCTCGTCCACACACGGTGCTCGGAAGGGTCTGGCCGATACGGCGTTGAAGACAGCCGACTCCGGTTACCTGACTCGTAAACTCGCCGACGTGGCTCAGAACGTTGTGGTCACCATGCATGACTGCGGCACCACACAGGGCATCACGAAGGGTGTCGTTTACCGTGGTGAAAAGGTCGAAGTTTCACTGGCCGAATCGATCAATGGTCGTGTCAGCCTGAAGTCGATCGTCAACCCGGTCACCGACGAAGTGATTGTGGAAGCGAACCAGATGATCACTCCCGAGATCGCACGCAACATCGAAGCGATGGGCTTGGAAAAAATCCAAGTTCGCACGCCAATGTCTTGTGACGCACCTCTGGGTGTTTGCCGATGCTGCTACGGCATGGACATGTCGACCGGATCGATGGTCGAAGAAGGCATGGCTGTCGGTATCATCGCCGCCCAATCGATTGGTGAGCCCGGTACTCAGTTGACGATGCGTACGTTCCACATCGGTGGTTCGGTGAGCAAGCAAGTCGAAGAGTCGGACATCAAAACCAGCCGTGATGGTGAAGTTCGTTTGACACGAATGAAAGCCGTGACGAACGCCGAAGGTCGCGACATCGTGTTGACCCGGAACGGCCAAATCATGTTGGTCGATGATCGCGGTCGGGAAGTCGAATCGTATGACATCCCAACCGGTGCCATGCTGATGGTCAAAGAAGGCGACAAAGTCACCGCCGGACAAGTCCTCTGCGAATGGAACCCGTACTCAATTCCGATTTTGTCGGAAGTCACCGGTAAGATTCGCTTCGAAGATGTTGTCGAAGGCGAAACGATGCGTCTGGATCGCGAAGCCAGCGGTAACACCCGGATGACAATCATCGACCACAAGGGTGACCTGCACCCGCAGTTGGTCATCGAAGATGAAACCGGTCGTCCGCTTCACGCTCAGTACTTGCCCGAACGTGCAACGATCTCGGTCAAGGAAGGCGAAGAAGTCATCCCCGGTAAGGTCCTTGCTGAAATGCCTCGTGAAACGGGCGGTGTTTCGGACATCACCGGTGGTCTGCCTCGTGTGACCGAGATCTTCGAAGCTCGTAAGCCAAAGGATCCAGCTGTGATCGCGGAAGTCGACGGCGAAGTCGAAATCCTCAGCGAACGCAAACGTGGCAAGCGAACGATTATCGTCCGCAGCGAATCAGGAATCGAACGCGAACACTTGGTTCCTCACGGGAAGCACTTCTTGGTCCACACCGGCGACATCGTGAAGGCTGGTCAAGCACTGGTGGACGGTGCGTTGGTTCCTCACGACATCTTGCGTGTGACCGGGGAAGAAGCCGTTCAGCAATACTTGCTGCACGAAATCCAACAGGTCTATCGCAGCCAGCGTGTGGAAATCAACGACAAGCACGGCGAAATCATCATCGCTCGCATGCTTCGCAAGGTGAAGATCGAGAACGCCGGCGACACCAACCTGTTGCCCGGTAGCGTGATGGACCGATTCCACTTCCGCAAAGCCAACCAGGACTTGCAGAAGTGCATCAAGATCGCCAACCCAGGTGACACGGACTACACCGAAGGCACGATCGTGCCAAAGGAAGCGTTCGAACAAACCAACGCCGAAGTCGAAGCGATGGGCGGAACGCCAGCCAAGGGCAAACGTTGCAAGAGTGCAACGGCCAGCACCCAGTTGCTCGGTATCACCAAGGCCGCCGTTCAGTCGAACTCGTTCATCTCGGCAGCGTCGTTCCAAGAAACCACCAAGGTGCTCACCGAAGCCGCTTTGGCAGGCAAGGTCGACAAGTTGGTCGGTTTGAAAGAGAACGTCATCTTGGGTCACTTGATTCCAGCCGGTACCGGATTCCGCATCTTCCAAGAGTCGGAAGTCAACTACCGCCGCGAAGCACTCGAAGAACTGTCGCAGGCACCTGTCTCGGCACTCGAAGAGTCCTTCCCGTTGCTCGGAGGCGATGGCGAACCCGCCTCGACCACATCGAGCACGACCGAAGGCGAGTGA
- a CDS encoding N-acetylgalactosamine-6-sulfatase encodes MLASPPRSIAAPSTACLFLASVALCWQGTTAASQPNLVVIIADDLGYGETGMMGNAEIPTPAIDALARSGVRCTSGYVTSSYCSPSRAGFLSGRYQSRFGYDLNPTGERNNHPNAGLPPQQKTFVEHLQSAGYQTSLIGKWHLGTRPSQVPTSKGFDRFFGFLHEGHFYVPGPPFENVWTMLRDNTLPTGRFETNQKTIRGNYARINEPDYDAGNPMLDGSEPIEHWNYLTDSITDKAIDAITQTASKPFAMVVSYNAVHSPMQASLEDHAAMELIDDPQRRIFAGMLIALDRGVGRIIEKLDQQKLRQDTLVVFFSDNGGPTAELTSSNAPLRGGKGSLYEGGVRIPMIWSMPGTIPAGAEEDTPILSLDIAASFLPLAVGEASQLETDGTNVLPWIGRGTFKLPRTVWWRMPRGARALRHGDWKFVQARQNQPIELFNLALDLSESKDLSDVHPNRLQDLLAAWDAVQAEMPPAKTFD; translated from the coding sequence ATGCTCGCGTCGCCCCCACGCTCGATCGCCGCCCCATCTACCGCCTGCCTGTTCCTGGCGAGCGTTGCATTGTGCTGGCAGGGAACGACTGCCGCATCGCAACCCAATTTGGTTGTGATCATCGCGGACGATCTTGGTTATGGCGAAACCGGCATGATGGGCAATGCTGAGATTCCAACACCCGCAATCGACGCATTGGCTCGATCAGGAGTTCGCTGCACCAGCGGCTATGTGACCTCGTCGTATTGCAGTCCCTCTCGAGCCGGTTTTTTATCAGGTCGTTACCAATCTCGATTTGGTTACGACCTCAACCCGACCGGAGAACGCAACAATCACCCCAACGCGGGTTTGCCTCCGCAGCAAAAGACCTTCGTTGAGCATCTCCAATCCGCTGGCTATCAAACCTCGCTGATCGGCAAGTGGCACCTCGGCACTCGCCCATCTCAAGTGCCAACATCAAAAGGCTTTGATCGCTTCTTTGGATTCTTGCACGAAGGTCACTTTTACGTCCCCGGTCCACCGTTTGAAAACGTTTGGACGATGCTACGTGACAACACGCTTCCAACCGGACGATTCGAAACCAACCAAAAGACCATTCGCGGCAACTACGCCCGAATCAACGAACCCGACTATGACGCCGGCAATCCGATGCTCGATGGCAGCGAGCCGATCGAACACTGGAACTACCTGACGGATAGCATCACCGACAAAGCGATCGATGCGATCACCCAAACCGCGTCGAAACCATTCGCCATGGTTGTCTCTTACAACGCCGTGCATTCGCCCATGCAAGCGTCACTCGAAGATCATGCCGCGATGGAACTTATCGACGATCCTCAACGGCGAATTTTTGCCGGCATGTTGATCGCCTTGGATCGCGGGGTCGGCCGAATCATTGAGAAGCTCGATCAACAAAAGCTGCGACAAGATACGCTCGTTGTCTTCTTCAGCGACAACGGTGGACCAACAGCGGAACTCACCAGTAGCAACGCGCCACTTCGCGGCGGCAAAGGAAGCCTCTACGAAGGCGGTGTTCGCATCCCGATGATTTGGAGCATGCCTGGAACGATCCCGGCGGGAGCTGAAGAAGACACTCCAATCCTGAGCCTCGACATCGCCGCTTCGTTCTTGCCGTTGGCAGTCGGCGAAGCTTCCCAGCTCGAAACCGATGGCACGAATGTTTTGCCATGGATCGGTAGAGGTACCTTCAAGTTGCCCCGAACGGTTTGGTGGCGGATGCCCCGCGGGGCGCGAGCCCTTCGGCATGGTGATTGGAAATTTGTCCAGGCTCGACAAAATCAACCGATCGAGCTCTTCAACCTTGCCTTGGACCTCAGCGAGTCCAAAGACTTGTCCGACGTGCACCCGAATCGACTGCAAGACTTGCTGGCAGCTTGGGACGCAGTTCAAGCTGAAATGCCACCTGCGAAGACCTTCGACTAA
- a CDS encoding sigma-70 family RNA polymerase sigma factor — protein sequence MAASDPPSNSIDSNQREQRYNQFVALLTRHDLSIRRFIRSLLANRDAVEDVVQETALECWRKFDDFALQNSGHEDEFVRWACVIARYKALSWQRDQGRDRLVFRDSVVDALATSAMTRLERREDERQAMERCLAKLGRSQRQLVLSVHSPGQSVTSIAKKTGQKARRLYYQLNVLRASLQRCVEEQLQQELHHG from the coding sequence ATGGCCGCTAGCGATCCACCCAGCAACAGCATCGATTCGAACCAGCGTGAGCAACGATACAACCAGTTCGTGGCCTTGCTGACACGCCACGATCTCTCGATCCGCCGATTCATACGATCTCTCCTCGCAAATCGAGATGCGGTCGAAGACGTCGTGCAAGAAACAGCGCTCGAGTGCTGGCGAAAATTTGATGACTTCGCATTGCAAAACTCAGGGCACGAAGACGAGTTTGTCCGATGGGCATGTGTCATCGCTCGCTACAAAGCACTCAGCTGGCAACGAGATCAGGGTCGCGATCGGTTGGTCTTTCGCGACTCAGTGGTGGACGCACTCGCCACCTCGGCGATGACTCGATTGGAACGACGCGAAGACGAACGACAAGCCATGGAGAGATGCCTGGCAAAGCTCGGCCGTTCGCAGAGGCAATTGGTGCTCAGCGTTCACTCGCCCGGCCAGTCGGTCACGTCGATCGCGAAGAAGACAGGCCAAAAGGCACGTCGCTTGTACTACCAACTCAATGTCTTGCGTGCTTCGCTTCAGCGTTGTGTCGAAGAGCAACTGCAACAGGAGCTCCATCATGGATAA
- a CDS encoding LamG-like jellyroll fold domain-containing protein: protein MDNAFLKLVYQAIDQTISPEDFDRLQDLLETSEEARLTYLNAVNACESLHEIAATPVATSAESTTTLPLNRWPSVFAFRSLMIAATALFVVGGLAYWLGRQRLNSPRIVDVVELESAASESQIAGHATLRRAVDVEWTDSSKPAKVGEVLPNGRFQFDSGVAEIDFFCGATLIVEGPANLDIESDWSVRVNQGRLRATVPPAARGFSVKTAESEVIDLGTEFTMDVSSDMAQVEVVDGEIMLRGGGLDGQHLHTGERRTLHGSPSDQAIEDMITATDLHHRDESAMTQRFQRWKESMLSLQNDDRLIALFATSELEGRTIRNGATADGTQDGLLVGPVEVVDGRFGAASRGINFDRPGSRVRTRIDGDFQAFTFACWVKIDSLDQRYNALFMGDGYENGEPHWQIRDDGRLMFSVMVDDSQSVSFYNKRDQRVVKDAGLHRVYITEPFWEIANSGQWFHLAAVYDPASQRVQQFVNGNRISDEAIDPKYRIDTLRIGPAEIGNWGQPFRETPWFAVRNLDGSIDELTIYNAALTATEIQSLYESGKPLGY, encoded by the coding sequence ATGGATAACGCTTTTCTAAAACTAGTTTATCAAGCAATCGATCAAACCATCTCGCCCGAAGACTTTGATCGACTCCAAGACCTGCTCGAAACAAGTGAGGAAGCGCGGCTTACGTATCTGAACGCCGTCAACGCCTGTGAGTCACTGCACGAAATCGCAGCGACGCCCGTTGCAACTTCGGCAGAATCGACGACCACATTGCCACTGAATCGCTGGCCGAGCGTTTTCGCTTTTCGTTCTTTGATGATCGCCGCGACTGCACTTTTCGTCGTCGGCGGGCTCGCCTATTGGCTGGGACGTCAGAGACTGAATTCACCCCGGATCGTCGACGTCGTGGAGTTGGAATCGGCTGCATCTGAATCACAGATCGCCGGTCACGCAACGCTTCGTCGAGCCGTTGATGTTGAGTGGACCGACTCATCCAAACCCGCCAAAGTCGGTGAGGTGTTGCCCAATGGTCGCTTTCAGTTCGACAGCGGCGTCGCCGAGATTGACTTTTTCTGCGGAGCGACGTTGATCGTGGAAGGTCCCGCGAATTTGGACATCGAATCCGATTGGTCGGTCCGAGTGAATCAGGGCCGGTTGAGAGCAACCGTACCACCAGCCGCCCGTGGTTTTTCGGTCAAGACCGCCGAATCCGAAGTCATTGACTTGGGGACTGAATTCACGATGGATGTCTCGTCGGACATGGCTCAAGTGGAAGTCGTCGACGGAGAAATCATGTTGCGGGGCGGTGGACTGGATGGCCAACATTTGCACACCGGCGAACGACGAACGCTTCACGGTTCGCCATCCGACCAAGCCATCGAAGACATGATCACCGCCACGGATCTGCACCACCGCGACGAATCCGCGATGACGCAAAGGTTCCAAAGGTGGAAAGAATCCATGCTGTCACTACAAAACGACGATCGGCTGATAGCCCTCTTCGCAACTTCAGAACTTGAAGGACGCACGATTCGCAACGGAGCGACCGCCGATGGGACACAAGACGGCTTGTTGGTTGGGCCGGTTGAAGTGGTCGATGGTCGCTTTGGAGCGGCATCTCGGGGAATCAATTTCGATCGCCCAGGGTCTCGAGTTCGGACACGCATTGATGGAGACTTTCAAGCATTCACGTTTGCATGTTGGGTCAAAATTGACAGTCTAGACCAGCGATACAACGCTCTGTTCATGGGCGATGGCTATGAGAATGGTGAACCGCACTGGCAGATTCGCGATGACGGACGCCTGATGTTTTCCGTCATGGTCGATGATTCTCAAAGCGTCAGCTTCTATAACAAACGCGATCAACGTGTTGTAAAAGACGCCGGCTTGCATCGCGTGTACATCACCGAACCGTTCTGGGAGATCGCCAACAGCGGACAGTGGTTCCATTTGGCAGCGGTTTACGATCCGGCATCCCAACGAGTGCAACAGTTTGTGAACGGCAACCGCATCAGCGATGAAGCCATCGATCCGAAATACCGAATCGACACGTTGCGAATCGGCCCAGCGGAGATCGGAAACTGGGGTCAACCATTTCGAGAAACGCCTTGGTTCGCGGTCCGCAACCTGGATGGCTCGATCGACGAGCTAACGATTTACAACGCGGCATTGACTGCTACCGAAATCCAGTCGCTCTACGAGTCCGGTAAACCATTGGGCTACTGA
- a CDS encoding sulfatase: protein MLRLILTLSLVLLSQSVDYAGEKLNVLFIAVDDLRPELGCYESPIAKTPHLDQLAADGLLFNRAYCQQAICRPSRASLMTGARPDTTGLYHNYVSLRELQPNILTLPEHFVANGYDAAYCGKIFHQGDTDDGRSWNRESVKRLDGIRKPKGGYALPENLKMKSDNMKSMLAKYGEAARRGLAAGPAYEKADVADTDYVDGYNTAMAIATLKEMTQDNETPFFLAMGYKLPHLNWCAPSKYWDLYDANDIPMAVETDAPENGAAMGLHASFELRTRAGIPKIGPLSPELSRKLKHAYLASVSYVDAQIGKLIAALEDAGVRDNTVIVVWGDHGWHLGDMGVWGKATNYEIATRVPLMIWAPDMKARGATTDALVELVDIYPTLCELAEINVPEHTEGTSFKPLMNNPNQPWKKAAFSQYPNPALREWAANPLSQGMRETWFGPLIEQVEERIINQQGKAWDRELFEQHLMGYTMRTDRYRLVIWKDHRDPSASPIYVELFDHANDPNETKNIANEQPELTSQLMTQWNAGWEAAR from the coding sequence ATGCTTCGATTGATACTCACTTTGTCTCTCGTCTTACTTTCGCAATCCGTTGACTACGCGGGTGAGAAACTGAATGTCCTGTTCATCGCGGTTGACGATTTGCGTCCAGAATTGGGCTGTTATGAATCGCCGATCGCGAAGACACCACACTTGGACCAACTGGCTGCCGACGGACTGCTTTTCAACCGCGCTTATTGCCAACAAGCGATCTGCCGTCCATCGCGAGCGAGTCTGATGACGGGTGCTCGTCCGGACACGACGGGGCTGTATCACAACTACGTCTCGCTTCGTGAGTTGCAGCCAAACATTTTGACGCTACCAGAACACTTCGTCGCAAACGGTTACGACGCGGCCTATTGCGGAAAGATCTTTCACCAAGGCGACACGGATGACGGGCGTTCGTGGAACCGTGAATCGGTCAAGCGACTTGATGGGATCCGAAAACCAAAAGGCGGATACGCGTTACCAGAAAACCTGAAAATGAAGTCCGACAACATGAAAAGCATGTTGGCGAAGTACGGTGAAGCTGCCCGGCGAGGTTTAGCTGCCGGGCCGGCTTATGAAAAGGCGGATGTCGCCGACACGGACTACGTCGACGGTTACAACACCGCGATGGCGATCGCGACGCTGAAGGAAATGACTCAGGACAACGAGACACCCTTTTTCCTTGCGATGGGCTACAAACTGCCGCATTTGAATTGGTGTGCTCCCAGCAAATACTGGGACTTGTACGATGCGAACGACATTCCGATGGCCGTCGAAACCGACGCTCCGGAAAACGGTGCGGCGATGGGGCTGCACGCTTCCTTTGAGCTTCGCACCCGTGCTGGAATTCCCAAAATCGGTCCATTGTCGCCTGAGCTATCTCGCAAGCTCAAACATGCTTACCTGGCTTCGGTCAGCTACGTCGATGCACAGATCGGTAAATTGATTGCCGCTTTGGAAGACGCCGGCGTTCGCGACAATACGGTGATCGTCGTTTGGGGAGACCATGGTTGGCACCTCGGCGACATGGGTGTCTGGGGGAAAGCCACCAACTACGAAATCGCCACGCGAGTCCCGCTGATGATTTGGGCTCCTGACATGAAAGCTCGAGGCGCAACAACCGATGCCTTGGTCGAACTGGTCGACATTTATCCAACGCTCTGCGAACTGGCAGAGATCAATGTGCCGGAACACACCGAAGGCACCAGCTTCAAGCCACTGATGAACAATCCGAACCAACCTTGGAAGAAAGCTGCGTTCAGCCAATACCCCAATCCCGCACTTCGCGAATGGGCCGCCAATCCGCTTTCTCAGGGCATGCGAGAAACATGGTTCGGGCCTCTGATTGAGCAGGTGGAAGAACGGATCATCAACCAGCAGGGAAAGGCATGGGACCGTGAATTGTTCGAGCAACATCTCATGGGCTACACCATGCGAACCGATCGCTACCGTCTGGTCATTTGGAAAGACCATCGCGATCCGAGTGCCAGCCCGATCTACGTCGAACTGTTCGATCACGCGAACGATCCGAACGAGACAAAGAACATCGCCAATGAACAACCCGAATTGACCAGCCAGCTGATGACGCAGTGGAATGCCGGATGGGAGGCAGCACGATGA